From the genome of Meiothermus sp. CFH 77666:
CTCCAGCACCAGTTCGGGGTCGGCCAGTTCGGGCAGCGCCGCCCCATATTTTTTGGCGACCCGCTCGGCTTCCTCTACCGGGATTTGCAGCAATTTGGCGATGTCTTGCGAGACATGGTCGCCGCCCAGCGGAATGACCGCCGAGTGGGCCAGGCGGCCCTGACGGAATACGGCCACATCGGTGGTGCCCCCGCCGATGTCCACCAGCATTACGGTCATGGAGAGCTCCTCGGGCGAGAGTACGGCCAGCCCGGAGGCGTAGGCCTGCAAGACCATGCCCTGCAGCTCGAGGCCGGCATCTTCGACCGCTTTGCGCAGGTTGGTGAGGGGGCCCTTGCTCCCTGCGACCAGATGAACGTCTACCTCCAGGCGCACCCCGGCCATGCCGATGGGGTCGCGGATGCCCTCCTGTCCGTCCACGCGGAACTCCAGGGGCAGCGCGTGGATGAGTTCGTAGTCGCCCTCGAAGGGATAGGCTTTGGCCTGTTCGATGGCCCGCTCGACATCGGTGGCCGAGATCTGCTGGCCCCGGCGGATGGCTGCCAGGCCGTGGCTGGTCACGCTGCGGACATGGGCGCCGGCCACACCCACCCAGACCCGCTCGGCCTTGACCCCGGCCACCCGCTCGGCCTGGAAGATGGCCTGGCGGATGGACTCGGTGGTGCGCTCGAGGTTGGTGACCACCCCCCGGCGCAGCCCGTGTGAAGGCACGGTGCCCTCTCCGATGATATCCAGGATGCCATCGGAAGAGAGTTCACCGATGACCGCAGTCACTTTGGTGGTTCCAACATCTAAACCTACGAGAATCATCGGCGAGCACTCACCCCCCAGGAATACACATAGATACGGCTTTCCGTCGAAGCGCCGGGGTGCGCAAGAGGGTTACTTGCGTCACTTTTGCCTATTCTGCGGGCTTTGGCCCAATCTTGCAACTCTCTGACGCTCCTGCCCCAAACAACAAAACCTGGCGTCACGACCTGATACCCTGCGAGGTTGTAGCGGATGCGCTTTGCATCTGGAAAAGTGTGGATCAGCAAAAGCAAATCGGCAATGGGAAGTTCGCCCCGCCCCTCGAGCACCGGGCTTCGCGCGGGCGCGCCCGGCAGCAGCACCCCGTCGGCGCTCAGGCCGTAGCGCTCCTGGCCCTGAACCAGATGGGCGATGGGGGTGCGCTCTTCCAGCACAATGCGCAACCGGCCCGGCGCAGGGCGCTCGAGCAGGGCCGAATTGACCCAGGGGTTTTGCTTTAGGGCCTCGAGCCGGGAGGGCCAGGCCCACAGCCACGGACGCCCCGGCTCGAGGCCGGTTAGCCGCTCGATCTCGGCCCGCGAAAGCTGACGGTTGCCCACAATCTCGACCTGCTCGATGGGCAGCACCACATACGAACCCACTGCCAACGAGGCCAGCAGCAGGGCAATCAAAACCGCCCGGATCATCACCACCTCCTTTCTGCCTGGAACGTTCGGGCAACGCTCGGAGACGTTGACCTTCCTTTGGTTAGGCGGTTGCAACGCCCGGCGGGCATGGGCCCGTGGGCATTCCCGACCCCCCAACGCTCCTGCGCGGCCAAGCGCATTTTCATCGGCTCACCTCCGCCTCGGCGGGCGCAATCTCGCCCCAGATCTCCCACTCCACCTCTAAAGGCAGCACAGCCTGCACCTTGCGGATGAGGGCATACATCTCGGCGGCAGTGGCTCCGCCTAAGTTCACCAGAAAGTTGCCGTGCTCGAGGCTAATCATGGCTTTGCCCACGGTAGTGCCCTTGAGGCCCTTCACATCAATCAACCGACCTGCCGAGTCGCCGGGCGGGTTCTTGAAGGCGCAGCCGGCGCTTTTCTTTTTGGGCTGGCCTTTGCGGGCCGCGTCTACCAGGGCTATTTTGGCCCGCACGGCTTCTTCGCTGGAGGGGGTTAGTTTGAGCTTGACCCTTGTTACAATGCTACCTTCGGGCAGCTCGGAATGGCGGTACCGGAAGCCCAGCTCCGAGGGCCGGTAGTGATGCAAACGGCCATCGTGGAATAGCTCCACTGCCTCCAGGGCATCGGCCATCTCGCCGAAGCGGGTACCGGCGTTCATCTTGACGGCCCCGCCTACCTGAGCAGGCACCCCGTGCAAGCCTTCCAGCCCGCTCAACCCCAGCCGCGCGGAGGCCTGGAGCAGGCTGGGCACCAGCGCCCCGGCCCCCACCCAGCCCGAGAGGTCGGGGTTCCACTCGGCAAACTCGCCCGAGAGCCGGATGACCCGCTCCGCTACCCCGGCGTCCGAGACCAGCAGATTGGAACCGTTGCCCAGCACCCGGTAGGGGGCCTGGGTGGCCTGTACCAGGTCGGCCAGGGTTTCCACTGTCCAGACCTCGGCCTCGCCCCCTACCCCGAGGGTGGTGAGTCTGGCCAGCGGTAGACGGACTATTTTCATGGCAGTACCTCAGGGCTGTTGCGTTTCCCGAGCCCGGCGCTCCTGGCCCTGAACCCGGTCATACGGCCTCCTTTTGCGCCGCCAGCAGACGGCCCAGCCTCGAGACGCTCCCGGCGCCGATGGTCAGAATCAGATCGCCCTGGGCTGCGGTCTGGCGCAGGTAGCTCAGGATGTTGTCCCAGCTATCGTAGCGGGCCCGGTGTCCCCGCGCGTGCAGATGCTCCAGCATGCGCCCGGCAATCTGGGCGCTGGTGAGGCTGAGAGGGGTCTCCTCGGCGCTGTAGACATCGAGAATCAGGGCCTCGTCGGACAGCTCGAGGGCTTTAGCGTAGAGGGGCCACTCCTGTTCGCTGCGGCCATAGCGGTGGGGCTGGAAGACTGCCCGCACCCGCAGGCCGGTGTTGCGGGCTGCTTTGAGCAAGGCAAAGAGTTTGGTGGCGTTGTGGGCGTAGTCGTCCACAATCAAAGCGCCGTTGAGCTCGCCCACCTTTTCAAAGCGGCGGCTGGCCCCGGTGTACTGGTAGAGCCCCTCCCGGATGGCCTTGAAGGGAACCCCTGCCACGAGCGCGGCAGCCGAGGCGGCCAGGGCATTGCTGATGTTGTGCTCGCCGGGCACTTGCAGGCGCACTGTACCCAGGGGCTGGCCTTGCCAGACCAGCTCAAACTGGCTGCCGAAAGGCTCGAGGGCAATATGCGCGGCGTGGCAGTCGCCCTCCTGCAACCCAAAGCTGCTGCGGGGGCGGCCCTGGGTGAGATTGTCCAGCAGGCGCCAGCGGGGTTCGCCGTTGTAAATGACGTGCCGGGCCCGGCTGGCAAACGACCGCACAGCGTCCTGGAGTGCCTCGAAGGAAGTGTGGTAGTTGGGGCGGGCCTGCCCATCGGGCGAGACGTGGTCGGCCTCGAGGTTAGTAATCACCGCCACATCGAGCTCTAAAAAGCGAAACAGGGGGTCGGACTCGTCCACCTCAGCAATCCGGTAGTGCCCGGAGCCCACCTTGGCGCTGCCGCCAATCAGGCCCAGCTCGGCCCCCAACAGCACCGTGGGGTCGCTCTGGGCGGCCAGGAAGATGCTGGCCAGCATGGAGGAGGTGCTGGTTTTGCCGTGGGAGCCGGTCACGCCCAGGCTGTAGCCCCCCTTGAGAATTTCGGCCACCACCTGAATCCGCCGCCAGACCGGGATGCCCAGGGTGTGGGCCGTGGCCAGCTCAGGCTCGGTGTCCTTGATGGCGGTGGAGGCCACCAGCACATCCACACCCTCGAGGTGCGCCGGGCTGTGGCCCTGCTGAACCTGGATGCCCTCGCGCTCGAGCTGGCGGGTCAGGTCGGAAAGCTGGCTATCGCAGCCGCTGACCCGGTGTCCGTCCTTGCGCAGAATGCGGGCCAGCCCGCTCATGCTGATACCGCCAATGCCCATCAGGTGATAATGCTTCACGCCGCCTCCAAAACGATCCGGGCCAGCCGCTGGGCTGCTCCGGCTGGCGACAACCCCCCAAGTCTATCGCGGATTTGGGCCCGCGTGGAGGGGTTGAGCAGAGTATTAAGCGCAGCTTCAAACTGGGCCCAGGACTCAAGCCGCAGGGCCGCGCCGCGCTCGGCATAAAAGCCCACGTTGGCCCACTGGGCGCCCCCGTCCAGGTGGCGCGGCAGCGGCACCCCCAGCACCGGCACCTGGTGGTAGGCCGCTTCGGACATGGTACCGGCCCCGCCCCGGGTGATGGCACAGTCGGCGGCGCTCCAGGCCAGCACGCTGTCCACATAGCCCCGCACGAGGTAGTGGGGCCGTTCTTTGGCTTTGAGTTCCGGCTCCCAGCGCACCCCGCACTGGTGCAGAACCTGCCATTCGCCCAGTATCGGGTAGAGTCGCTCGGGGAGTTGCTCGTTGAGTTCCTTGCTGCCCTGGCTGCCGCCCAGAATCAGGAGGGTGGGGCGGTGGGGCTCGAGCCCAAGGGCCGCCCGGGCCTCGGCGGGGGGGCGTTTTTCCTCCCGCACCGGATAGCCCACCACCTGGGTTTTACGGGCCAGTCCGGGGGGCAGCTCCATGGGGGTAGCCAGGGTGACCCGCCGCGCCAGCCGGGCCAGCATCCGGTTGGCCAGGCCCAGTTTGGCGTTTTGCTCGTGGATCACCATGGGCACCCCGCGCATGGCCGCCACAAAAGCCACCGGAAAGCCCGCATAACCGCCCATGCTCAGTACGGCTCTGGGCCTCAGCTCCCGCAGCACCTGCTGTGCCGCCCAGAGGCCCCGCAGCACCTTCATTCCTTCGGCGGGCCGCAGGGCGTCGCGCGAGAGCTTGCCCGCCGGAATCATCCGGTAGGGCAGCCCGCTATTCGGCAGAACCCGTTCTTCAATTCCACCCAGCGCCCCCACGTAGGTTACCGGCTCGCCCGCTTCCAGCAGGGCTTTCGCCGCCGCCAGCCCCGGATAGAGGTGGCCGCCGGTACCCCCGCCGGTCACGATCACCATGCGCCTCCTTTACAGCGCAGGGGAACCGGGCGGAGCGGAGGGGAGGATGCGAAAAGTGAGCAGGGGAGAGCAGCCAGCTTTCTTGCCCATTCCATAACCAGCAGGCTGCCGCTGCAGGGCTTCCAGGCACGTTGCATTCTGACTCCCTCGCACGGTTTCACGGCTGAGCCCCCCTGACTTTGTGCTCTTGTTTGTGAGCGAAGGCTTCGCGTGAGAGGGCCTGCAAGAGCCCCATGGCCAGACCGGCCATAATCATCGAGTTGCCGCCCATGCTCACCATAGGCAGCGGGGAACCCCCAATCGGGATGGTGCCGATCACGGCGGCGATGTTCAGGGCGGCTTGCAACACCAGGTACAGGGTCAGGCCCAGCGCCAGCACACTCCGGGAACCTTCCAGGTTGGCGGCAATCTGGAGCCCGCGGGCCAGTATCAGCCACAGGGCCAGCAGAACCATGAAACCCGCCAGCCAGCCCCCCGACCAGATGATCGAGGCCAGCACAAAGTCGTTGTGGGACTCGGGCAGGTTGGGCATCCGGGCCCCTACCCCCTGCCCGAAAGGCCCTGCGTTCACGATGATCTTGTGCGCCTGGGTGATCTGGTACAGGGGGCCCCGGATGACCTCGGGGCTCAGTTCGCTCACCCGCCCGCTGACATAGGTGCTCCAGCCCTCGAAGCGATCCCGCACTTTCTCGAAGCGATCGAGGTACAGCCCCGAGACCGAGATGGCCAGAATCCAGGCGGTGGCCCCGATGGCCAGCAAGCGCCGCAAAGGAACCCCGATCACCACCAGCAAGAAGCCCGAAAAAAACAGCACAAACAGGCCCGTGTCCAGGTCGGGCGAGGCGATGATCAGGCCCGCCGCCAGGCTGATGGCAATGATGGGGCCAATGATGGGGTAATCGGTGGGTTTGTTGTGGAAAAAAGCCGCCAGGTAGAGCACCACCGCCAGCTTGGCAAACTCCGAAGCCTGCAGGTTGAAGGAGGTGAAGGGCAGGTCGATAAACCTGCGCTCACTGCCCGGCCCGAACCCCACCACCAGGTTCGCAACCAACAGCAGGAGCGAGAACAGAAAAAAGGGCCGCGCCGCCCAGATCGCCCATTGGGTGTGCAGGCGCGAGACTGCCAGCATCAGGGCCAGCGAGATGGCCATGTTGCGCAGGTTTTCCAGGCTGTGCTGCGCTGGTGCGGCCCGCATCCAGTCGGAGGTGGCCACCCCCAGCGCCGAAAGGGCGAAAAGCAAAAGTTGTGCCAGTAGCAGAATGCTATCCACGAATACCTCCCAGTTGCAGCACCACTTCCCGGAAGACTTTAGAGCGTTCCTTGTAATCCCTGAACTGATCGAACGAGGTGGCCAGTGGGGCCAGCAGCACGCTGCCCGAGGCAAGCCGCCGCAGGGATTCACTCACGGCCTGCTCGAGGGCTTTGCGCCCGTCGGGCTCGGGGATTTCCACCACCTCCACCAGGTTCTTGAAGGGTGCGGCCAGCCGGCTACCGTCGCGGCCAATGGCCAGAATTAGCCTGACCTTGCGGGCCACCACCTCGCGCAGTTCCTCCACCGGGGCCCCCTTGTCCACCCCTCCGAGCACCCAGGCCACCGGCGGGGGCGCGGCCTCCAGGGCCATGCGCACCGAGTCGAGGCGGGTGGCGATGGAATCGTCTATGAACAGTAGCTGGCCGATGTGGGCGAAGATTTCGTAACGGGCTTCGGGACGGGGGGCCGAGGCGCGGAAGGGCTCGAGGGCGGCGGGGGTGGCCTCGAGCGCAAGAACCCGCTCAGGCTGTTCGCGCTGGATGATGTGGGCATAGGCCAGAGCGGCCTGCAGGGCTGCGTTCAGGTTGGTTTCGCGGGGGTCGCTATGGGGCTCGAAGGGGTAGCGCTGGGCCGGGTTTCCCTCGAGGGCGGCCAGGATCTTGGGGTCTAGGGCATTGTAGACCAGGGCGTCTTTGGCGGTGAGGTTCTTGATCAGGTTGAGCTTGGCGGCGTGGTAGGCCTCCAGGCTGCCGTGCCGATCCAGGTGATCCACCCCGAGCAAGAGCAGCACCGCCACGCGGGGGCGGAAGTGGAGGGTGCGCTCGAGCTGGAAGCTGCTCATCTCCACCACCACCACCTCGGCCTCGTCCACCACGCTGGCCAGCGGCGGGTCGATGTTGCCGCCCTCCAGGGCTTTGAAGCCCAGCGCCCGCAAAAAGTGGCCGGTGAACAGGGTGCAACTGGTTTTGCCGGCGGTACCGGTGATGCCGATGAGCGGGGTTGGGGAGTGGCGGTAAACCAGTTCGGCCTCCCCAATCACCTCCGCACCGCCGGCCCGCAGGGCTTGCAGGCGGGGGTGCTGGATGGGTACGCCGGGGGCTGCTATCACTTCATCGTAGCTGCCGGGCTGAGGGTCGGGCTCGAGTTCAAACCCCAGCGCCCGGGCCTCGGCTGCTTCTTCGGGCCTGAGCTGGTCGTCGTAGAAGCGGGCCGACAGGCCGTGCCGACGCAGGTAGCCCAGCACCCCCAGGCCACTGCGCCCGAGCCCATACACCAGCCGCCTCATACGGGGCCTCCCCAGAGGTGTACCGCGAGTGCCGTGCAGAGTGCCGTGACCACCAC
Proteins encoded in this window:
- the murD gene encoding UDP-N-acetylmuramoyl-L-alanine--D-glutamate ligase → MRRLVYGLGRSGLGVLGYLRRHGLSARFYDDQLRPEEAAEARALGFELEPDPQPGSYDEVIAAPGVPIQHPRLQALRAGGAEVIGEAELVYRHSPTPLIGITGTAGKTSCTLFTGHFLRALGFKALEGGNIDPPLASVVDEAEVVVVEMSSFQLERTLHFRPRVAVLLLLGVDHLDRHGSLEAYHAAKLNLIKNLTAKDALVYNALDPKILAALEGNPAQRYPFEPHSDPRETNLNAALQAALAYAHIIQREQPERVLALEATPAALEPFRASAPRPEARYEIFAHIGQLLFIDDSIATRLDSVRMALEAAPPPVAWVLGGVDKGAPVEELREVVARKVRLILAIGRDGSRLAAPFKNLVEVVEIPEPDGRKALEQAVSESLRRLASGSVLLAPLATSFDQFRDYKERSKVFREVVLQLGGIRG
- a CDS encoding UDP-N-acetylmuramate dehydrogenase, encoding MKIVRLPLARLTTLGVGGEAEVWTVETLADLVQATQAPYRVLGNGSNLLVSDAGVAERVIRLSGEFAEWNPDLSGWVGAGALVPSLLQASARLGLSGLEGLHGVPAQVGGAVKMNAGTRFGEMADALEAVELFHDGRLHHYRPSELGFRYRHSELPEGSIVTRVKLKLTPSSEEAVRAKIALVDAARKGQPKKKSAGCAFKNPPGDSAGRLIDVKGLKGTTVGKAMISLEHGNFLVNLGGATAAEMYALIRKVQAVLPLEVEWEIWGEIAPAEAEVSR
- a CDS encoding glycosyltransferase, translating into MVIVTGGGTGGHLYPGLAAAKALLEAGEPVTYVGALGGIEERVLPNSGLPYRMIPAGKLSRDALRPAEGMKVLRGLWAAQQVLRELRPRAVLSMGGYAGFPVAFVAAMRGVPMVIHEQNAKLGLANRMLARLARRVTLATPMELPPGLARKTQVVGYPVREEKRPPAEARAALGLEPHRPTLLILGGSQGSKELNEQLPERLYPILGEWQVLHQCGVRWEPELKAKERPHYLVRGYVDSVLAWSAADCAITRGGAGTMSEAAYHQVPVLGVPLPRHLDGGAQWANVGFYAERGAALRLESWAQFEAALNTLLNPSTRAQIRDRLGGLSPAGAAQRLARIVLEAA
- a CDS encoding FtsQ-type POTRA domain-containing protein — protein: MIRAVLIALLLASLAVGSYVVLPIEQVEIVGNRQLSRAEIERLTGLEPGRPWLWAWPSRLEALKQNPWVNSALLERPAPGRLRIVLEERTPIAHLVQGQERYGLSADGVLLPGAPARSPVLEGRGELPIADLLLLIHTFPDAKRIRYNLAGYQVVTPGFVVWGRSVRELQDWAKARRIGKSDASNPLAHPGASTESRIYVYSWGVSARR
- a CDS encoding FtsW/RodA/SpoVE family cell cycle protein, whose amino-acid sequence is MDSILLLAQLLLFALSALGVATSDWMRAAPAQHSLENLRNMAISLALMLAVSRLHTQWAIWAARPFFLFSLLLLVANLVVGFGPGSERRFIDLPFTSFNLQASEFAKLAVVLYLAAFFHNKPTDYPIIGPIIAISLAAGLIIASPDLDTGLFVLFFSGFLLVVIGVPLRRLLAIGATAWILAISVSGLYLDRFEKVRDRFEGWSTYVSGRVSELSPEVIRGPLYQITQAHKIIVNAGPFGQGVGARMPNLPESHNDFVLASIIWSGGWLAGFMVLLALWLILARGLQIAANLEGSRSVLALGLTLYLVLQAALNIAAVIGTIPIGGSPLPMVSMGGNSMIMAGLAMGLLQALSREAFAHKQEHKVRGAQP
- the murC gene encoding UDP-N-acetylmuramate--L-alanine ligase, whose product is MKHYHLMGIGGISMSGLARILRKDGHRVSGCDSQLSDLTRQLEREGIQVQQGHSPAHLEGVDVLVASTAIKDTEPELATAHTLGIPVWRRIQVVAEILKGGYSLGVTGSHGKTSTSSMLASIFLAAQSDPTVLLGAELGLIGGSAKVGSGHYRIAEVDESDPLFRFLELDVAVITNLEADHVSPDGQARPNYHTSFEALQDAVRSFASRARHVIYNGEPRWRLLDNLTQGRPRSSFGLQEGDCHAAHIALEPFGSQFELVWQGQPLGTVRLQVPGEHNISNALAASAAALVAGVPFKAIREGLYQYTGASRRFEKVGELNGALIVDDYAHNATKLFALLKAARNTGLRVRAVFQPHRYGRSEQEWPLYAKALELSDEALILDVYSAEETPLSLTSAQIAGRMLEHLHARGHRARYDSWDNILSYLRQTAAQGDLILTIGAGSVSRLGRLLAAQKEAV
- the ftsA gene encoding cell division protein FtsA; translation: MILVGLDVGTTKVTAVIGELSSDGILDIIGEGTVPSHGLRRGVVTNLERTTESIRQAIFQAERVAGVKAERVWVGVAGAHVRSVTSHGLAAIRRGQQISATDVERAIEQAKAYPFEGDYELIHALPLEFRVDGQEGIRDPIGMAGVRLEVDVHLVAGSKGPLTNLRKAVEDAGLELQGMVLQAYASGLAVLSPEELSMTVMLVDIGGGTTDVAVFRQGRLAHSAVIPLGGDHVSQDIAKLLQIPVEEAERVAKKYGAALPELADPELVLEVSQEGAAQISYQAPDLARIIRPRLREILHLARQSVDEALGPLEITVGKVIVTGGASMVRGLEELARKQFNLPVRLGKPLGVQGLTDVVASPTHSTAVGLVRHAANLAAQAPLPRHRPARSKASPVSKPVLNTEGAASAASGLWERIKGMFKNFF